A region of the Candidatus Marinimicrobia bacterium CG08_land_8_20_14_0_20_45_22 genome:
CAGCCTACGACGACAACACGATGTTCAGCCCACGGCCCGATCACCAGTGGAATGGTGGCTATCCGGCCTGGCCGCCGCAGGCCGCCGGAGCACTCTATAAAATCGGACACGGCAACGTCGCTTTCGAATGGATAAAAGGCGTCGCGCGCAGTGCCAATCAGGGCCCGTTCGGACAGGCGCAATTTATCGAGTCGATTGTGACGCCCGAAGACGGCGGCGCCCGCAAATGCCCCTACGATTACCCCTATCTATGCGACTGGGCTGTATCGGGCGGCGGAGCCTGGATCAATGTCATCATCGAGTCGATTTTCGGCGTTCAGGCCGGACTTAATGACATCATAGCCAAACCGGATTTCGGCGTTTTTGACCCGAAAGCCGAGTTGCATAATCTGCGTTATCACGGCAAACGTTTCAATGTAACCCAATCAGGTATCCGGGAGGTTGGAAAAGATGAGTAAATATTTTAGCATTTCAACTCTGCTTATTTGCATTTTGGGAGGATTTGTCATGCAGTGTAATCAGGCCCACAATTTCATTTTCCAGAAATTTGAAGCCAAGATCAAGACCATCGAAAATCCGCTGGAGCGCCAGATCGCTGCCAACGAACTGGTTCAGGCGGTTCGCAAAGGCAAGTATCCGATTTTCGAAAACGATTCAACCGTCGTCCTGCTTTACCAGGGCAATGACTCCAATATCGTCATTGACGGCGACATGACGCTCTGGACCGATTTTTGGGAAATGGAAACCATTCCCGGCATTGACCTGAAATTTAAACGCATGGTACTGGAACCCGACGCGCGCCTGGAATATGGCTTGGCCGTCACAAAAACCGGTTTTCCGTTCCCGGATCCGCTCAATCCCTACAAAGTCCTGAATGGTTTCGGCCCGTTCTCCGAACTGGCAATGCCGAAGTACGAACGCCACCCGATTTTTGAGCCGTTCAAATATGGCAAAAAGAGCGACCTTAGTCAGGTTACTAAAATCGTACACGAATCGCAAATTCTCGGCTATTCACATGACATTTTCGTCTATTTGCCGCCCAACTATAACGAATCGCAGAAATACCCGGTGCTTTATCTGCAGGACGGACAGGATTACATCGAATTCTGCCATATCCCGGTAATGCTGGACAATCTGATTCAGAACGGTCAAATTCGACCGTTAATGGCCGTTTTCATCCAGCCGCCCAACCGTTTCAAGGGCGAAATACCGAACCGCATGACCGAATATGGTCTGAATGAAAAATACGTGGACTTCTTGTGCGGCGAGCTGGTGCCGTTCATTGATAAAACTTACAGCACAATTAAGAAACCCTCCGCCCGGCTGGTTTGCGGCGATTCTTTCGGCGGCCTAGTGTCAGTATTTATTGGTTTCCGGCGACCGGACATTTTCGGATTGGCTTACGGTCAGTCCGGTTATTATTCCTTCCAGAAAGATTCCTTGATTCACATGATCGCCGATGCTGAAAAAAAGAACGTTTGTTTCCGGATTGACGCCGGCAATTACGAACGACGGGTGGGAGCCAGCTTCCTGCCTCAGGATGAGGGCGATTTCTGCGAAGCCGCCCGCCGCCTGAAAGCCGTGCTGGATGAAAAAGGTTATGAAGTGATTCATCGCGAATATCACGAAGGGCATACCTGGGGCAACTGGCGCCGGCATTTGATTGACGCTCTGGAAGATTATTTTGGGAAATAATGATGGCCGGTTTGCGACTGGGAATTGATTACGGCGGCACGAATGTTAAGTTTGGCATTTTCGACAGCAATGGTGCCGAAGTCGCCTTTCGTGAACAAAAACTCGCCGAACTGAGCCGCTCTGGTAATTTACTTGATAATCTGACGACGGCTGCCCGTGATTTTTCGTTTGATTATCAGATAGAATGCGGTGGATTAGCCATCAAGGGTTTGGTCGAGCCCCGAACCGGAATTTTACATAATGACATCGGCGCCGGTCAGTTGCTGGCCGGAGTCAATCTGAAACAGGCTTTTCAAAAAGCCCTGAACGTACCATTTATCGTTGATAATGACGCCCGTGCTTATGCCTGGGGCGAGTGGCGGTTCGGGGCCGGTCAGGGCAGTAATCCGATGCTCTGCATGACGCTGGGAACCGGTTTCGGTTCGGCGCTGATTTTGAATGGTCTTCCTTACTTCGGTGCCGATCCGGTCGGCGGATTACTCGGCGGTCATATCAGCATTGATCGCAATGGTCCGCCCTGTCCGTGCGGCAGTCGTGGCTGTCTGGAATTGTACTGCTCAGCTACGGCTTTTAGTCAGCGCGTTAAGACGGCGCATGCGGAACTGGAGCAATATTCCGAGCCGTTGCCGGTTTTCTTCGAGGCTGTCCGCCTCGGAAAAATCGAATATCTCCCGACCTTGCAGGCTTTTCTGCAGGATTTGGCACTTGGTATTGTCAATGCCATTCATGCCTACGGCCCGGAAACGGTTGTGCTCGGCGGCGGAGTGCTTAATTCAGCCGATCTGATTTTACCGGATTTAACTGAAATGGTACATGGCATGGCCTGGACTTTCCCACGCCAAACCGTCAAAATCAAAGCCGCCGCGCTCGGCAACCGCGCCGCCGCGCTCGGAGCCGCTTTTCATCCGCTGCTCGATAAACCGACTACCGGAGATTCCACTGTATGAATTCAAAAATTGCCCCGCCGTTTGCCGTCCCAATTCCGCAGGATGCCACCGAATATGCGCGCGGTTTGTACAATCCGTTTCCGGCTTTCCGCATCGCCGACAATCTGATTGCGAGCGGTTATTCCGCATTAGCCAAATCGCTTAAAGGTGAAATTAGTGATGGTCTGCGCGTTTTGGTCATCGACGGTTTTCAGGGCGTGGATTGGAATACTTTCCGGCGCAATCTGGAACTTGCTCTGGCAAAAACGAATGTAAAACCGGAATGGCACGATGTCGGAAATTGCCTCGCCGAAGCAAAGGATTTCCTCCCGAAAATCAAACCTTTCCTGGGCGGCGACGACCGGCTCTTCGGAACCCAGTTTCCGTTCGGACCGGAAATCTTTTTCGATGCAGAAAAAATCGCGGATTTGCGCATCCGGGCGGCAATGGCACGCAGTGCCAAGCCGGGCGAATTGACGATTTTCTATGGCACTGGAGCGGCTTTGGTCGAACTCTGGGACAAACTCTGGTACATTGACATTCCGAAAGACATTATCCAGGAAAATGCCAAAAAAAGTCTGACAACCAATTTTGGCTCCTCTCGTAACCCTGATTTTGAAGAGTTTTACAAACACGCTTATTTCGTGGACTGGCCGGCTCTCAATCGCTTAAAGAGGCGGCTTTTACCACGGATCGACCGGTTGATTGATCTGCAGAATCCCGAACAACTGACTTTTATTGAAGGCAGCGAATTCCGCGCGGCGCTGCGGGAGATATCTCAATCCGCTTTCCGGGTGCGGCCGTGGTACTATTCCGGTCCGTGGGGCGGCAAATTCATGCAGGGACATTTCGGCGTTCATCTCGACAAAGTCAATCTTTCGACCTCCTTTGAAATCATTATTCCGGAAAACGGGATTATCATCGAATCCGGTTCTAACCGACTGGAATTTTCTGCGGATTGCCTGATGTTTCAGGAAAATGAAAAGGTGCTCGGACCGCAGGCTGCCCGGCAATTTGGCGCCGAATGGCCGATCCGGCTCGATTATCTCGACACGATTGACGGCGGGAATCTTTCGATCCAGGTACATCCGCGCCCGAATTATATTCGCCGCAATTTCGGCGAAACTTTCACACAGGACGAATCTTACTACATCATTAACGCCAAACCGGACGCGCGCGTTTATATCGGCGTTACGGACGGCTGCCGGCCGGAGGAATTTTACCGGGCAGTCCAAAATTCGGTTGAAAATGGCCTCGAAATTGACACCGACAAATTCGTTAACAGCGAGCCCCCCAAGCCGCACGATCTGTTTCTGATTCCGAACGGAACCGTGCACGGCAGCGGCCGCAATAACTTAGTGCTCGAGATTAGCGCTACGACTTATATTTTCACCTTCAAGATTTACGACTGGATGCGCAAAGACCTGAACGGCAAACTGCGTCCGATCAATATCGAGCGTGCCTGGCAAAATATTCGTTTCGAACGCAACAGCAGATATGTCAGAGAACACCTGATCGCCAAACCTCGACTGATTGCCGAAGGTGACGGCTGGAAAAAATATTTGCTTGCCAGCCAGAAGGAAACCTGGTGGGAAGTGCATCGGGTGGAATTCGATCAGGAATTTGCCATGGACACCAACGGCACCGCCTTCGCTGTGAATCTGGTAGGCGGCGAATGCTGTAAAATAACGACCGCCAACGGTCGTCAGATGCCGCTGGCCTGGGCTGAATCCATGCTAATTCCCGCCGCCGCCGGTCATTTTTCCGTAAAAAATACCGGTACAACGCCCGGCAAACTGCTGCTTGTTTTCGTCCGTCCGACCATCGGAATCAGCGAACCGTTGAACAATCCGAGCGAATAAATATGTTCTCTCCGCAACCCGATTTCAACCGACTTAAAACAGCCGTCCGTTTCAGTGAACCCGATCGCTTACCGCTGGCAGAGCTTTGGGTAGACGCTGAAATCAAAGCCGCTTTTCTGGGCAATGTTTCCGCTTCCGAACTTGATTGCCGCAAGGCCGGTTTCAACGTCGCGAAAGACATCGAATTCTGGTATCGGGCTGGTTACGATTGTATCCGCTTGACACCGCGTTATGAGTTTTTCCAGCCGTGGCTGAAGGCTGAAAAAGCCTCCGACTTCGACGAAAAATTGGCTGTTTTTCTGCAGAATATCGACTACAGCGACATTGAAAAAGCCGAACAATTACTTCCATCAGGAATGAAAGTGATCTTCGCCCCCGAAGGCGGCATTTTTGAACAGGCCTGGATGAATCTGGGCTATGAAAAATTCATGACCGACTTGTATGAGAACCCGGAATATATCGGGCGGGTTTGCGATGTGATTGGCGCCGCCGAGCTGGCCATGTATGAAAAATTCAGCCGGAGCGATTTTGTCGGCGGATTCTGGTTTTCGGACGACATCGCCTACACGGAATCCCTGATATTATCGCCGGCTGTTATCCGCCGTTATCTCTTTCCGTGGTACGAAAAATTCGCCGCCCTGGCGCATGCCAACGCGAAGCTGTTTTTCTACCATTCCGACGGTAACCAGATACCACTGCTTGACGATTACATCGCCATGGGCTTCGACGCCATTCATCCCATCGAGCCAAAAGCTTGGGACATCACCGACCTGAAAAAGCGGCTGCACGGTCGCCTGGCGATGCTCGGTTCGGTCGATCTGGATTATCCTTTGGCGCGCGGTACGGCGGACGAGGTGCGCGAATATGTTCGCAAGCGTATTATCGAGATTGCGCCCGGCGGCGGTTTCGCGATTGGTTCGAGTAATTCCGTAGCTAAATACGTTCCGGTTGAAAATTACCGCGCCATGTTGCAGGCCGTGGCAGAATTCGGCCAATATCCCATTTTGAAAGGTTAATGAGACTTGACTGCTAACTCTGAAATAATCATCGCCGGGCATGTTTGCTTAGATCTCATTCCGGAATTCCCGGCGGATACCAACCCCAATCTCACCAAACCCGGTAAATTACTGACGATCGGCCGGGTGCATTATTCGACCGGCGGCGTCGTTTCCAACGTCGGGATTGCTCTGCATAAATTGGGTCTCACACCGCGCCTGATTGGTAAAGTCGGCAATGATCTCTTCGGCCGGACTATCATCGAATATTTCCAATCATTCGATGCTGCTTTATCACAAAATATCATCGTTTCTGGTAAGGACAGTACATCCTATACAATCGTCGTGAATCCACCCGGGCGTGATCGAACTTATTGGCATCATCCCGGCTGCAACGATTCTTTCGGGGCGGACGATATCGGTTTGCCGGATTTGTACGGTGCCCGCCTGTTCCATTTCGGTTACCCACCGATCATGAAACGCATGTATAACAATGACGGGGCTGAATTGGTCGAGATCTTTCGTAAGGTCAAAAAGGCCGGTCTGATCACGTCACTGGATATGGCGTCCATCGATCCGAATTCACCTGCCGAGAAAGCCGACTGGAATAAAATCCTTGAGGCGCTTTTGCCGTATGTGGACATTTTTCTACCAAGTTTAGACGAAATTTTATATATGACCAAAGCACAATCTCTTGACCAATTATCCGGTACAAGCAGCACTATTAATGAACAGATCTTGAATACAATTTCCAGCAATTTGATCAAACGGGGCGCGGCGATCGTCGGACTGAAACTCGGCAGTGACGGATTTTATCTGCGAACGACGCTCGACCAATGGCGTCTGGCATCTTTCATTCAAAATGCTGCCTCTTGGGCCGGGCGCGAACTTCTTTCGCCCTGTTTCATGGTCAAAGAGATGGGCACAACCGGTTCGGGCGATTGTACGATTGCCGGTTTCCTAGCAGCTTTTTTGAACGGCCTCTCACCATCCCAAGCTATTAATTCTGCCGTTGGCGCCGGAGCCTGTAGCATCGAAGCCTTGGATGCCACTACCGGCATTCCCGACTAGAATACTTTACAAAATCGCCTTGAATCCGGCTGGGAAAAATATCCATCGAATACTGCCTTCCGGAACTGGCACTGGAAGGCAACCGACCGGTTGCTTTACGGACCAAAAGACCGTAACAATTCAATTAATTAAAAGGTGTAAAAATGTACGACCTTGCTTCTGAAGCTTCCGCCCGGGTCAAAGTCGCACAGATGCTGGCATCGGCCAGGATCGTCATTACGAATCAAGAAGTTAAGCGGATGGAAATCGTTGATTTTGGTTTAAATCAACTGGCATCGCAGGGGCTGGAAATCGTGGTTTACGTCAATACCGACCGCTATTGCGCCAAGGAACTGGTGCTGTTTCCGCACCAGACCTGCCCGGAACATCGTCATCCGTCCCATGCCGGCCAGCCCGGCAAAATGGAAACCTTCCGCTGTCGCAAGGGAAAAGTTTATCTTTATGTCAGCGGAGAACCGGCGGCCAAGATCAAAGCCAAAGTGCCAAAAGGCAGCGAAAATTATTATACAGTTTTTCATGAAATCGAACTCAAACCCGGCCGCCAGTATACGATTCCGCCGGACACTTTACATTGGTTCCAGGCCGGTCGGGAGGGCGCGGTCGTTTCGGAATTTTCCAGCACCAGCCATGACGAGAGTGACATTTTCACCGATCCACACACCCGGCGCGTAGGCTGAGTTATGCAACTGTACGGCAAAACTATGACGCGGCGTGAAATCGAACAATGTCTCGGACGAATCGAACAGATCGGCGGTTTGCAGCATTGCCGTCTGACAGGTGGAAAAGCTGAAGGCGTCGAACAGGTTCAGGTGCGTACCGGCGCCGGTTTGACTTTTGAGATAAATGTCTCGCGTGGAATGGACATCGGGCTGGCGGAATATTGCGGTACCTCGCTGACCTGGCTTTCACCGAACGGTATAGTCCATCCGGCTTACTGGCAGGGTGAATCCACTAGTTGGCTACAAACAGCGGTCGGCGGTCTAGTGATGACCTGCGGTCTGACACAGGTTGGTTCGCCTTGTAATGATGATCCGGAAAATCTGTCTCTCCACGGCGACGCGCATCAATTGCCGGCCGAATTGTTACGCTGCGAAGGAGAATGGCAGGGCGACGAATATCTAATGACGGTCAAAGGTCGCATCCGCCAGAGCCGCATTTTCGGCGAAAATGTAACTCTGGCCCGCACGATCCGCAGCAAAATCGGTGAAAATCGGATCGAGATTGACAACGTTGTCGAAAAAGGCGGATTCTCTGAAACGCCATTCATGCTGCTCTATCACTTTAATTTCGGTTTCCCTCTGATGACCGGCGAAACGGAAATTCATTTTCCGTCACGGAAAGTCATCGCGCGGGATAATGAAATCCCGGTCATGGATTGCGCGCAATGGCCGGAACCGCAAAAGAATTTTCACGAACGGGTCTATTACCATGAAGATTTAATCACTGAAAATGGTACTGCCACGGCAGTCATTCATCAACCACATTTCCCGGTCGGGAATGAGACCCGCCCGCTAACCGTGCGGCTGATCTGGCGGACGGAAAACTTACCGCGCCTTGTGCAGTGGAAAATGCCAGGCGAAGGTGTTTATGTGCTAAACCTCGAGCCGGCCAACTGCCACGTCGAAGGACGCGTTGCCGAACGCAACCGCGGCACTTTACAAATGCTGCAACCAGGTGAAGTGCGGCATTATAATCTGGCTGTGGATATCAATGAGAATTAAGGAGGATTTTTGAATATCAGTACGGGAAAAGCCATCCGGCTCGGCAATCTGATTAACCCGAAGGATCGGCGCGCCCTGTGGCTCGATCTCTCGATTGCCGGGAAAACCGGAGCGAAGACGAGTTATCGGGATTTTTATAAAACAATCGCCGTTCTGGGTCAACACTGTGACGGAGCGATCGTCAATCCCGGTTTTCTGGAGAAGGCCGGCGAATTATTCGGCGGTACCCGGCGCTGGGCGCCAATCGTACTGGCGACACAACCAATTATCGGCGGCCGGATGGATTTTGCCTGCCGGGAAATCCGATTCAGCGGGTTATGATTTGCGATCCGGAGGATGCTTTACGCCTGGGAGCCGAAGCCATTTGCGCGCGCTTCATCATGGGCGTCGGTGACGAATTCGAAGCGGCAAATGTGCAGTCGATTGCGCGGCTGGCGCGCGCAGCCGAGCCGCAGGGTTTGCCGGTCATTGCCGAAGTTTGTCCGGTTGGCGAAAAAATCAGCGGCCGCGATTTCGGGACAGTTGTGAAACTGGGCATTGCCTGTCTGCTGGAGGCCGGCGTCGAGGTTTTGATTATTCCGACCTGTGCACCGGAAAGCATGGCCGAGATCGCCGCCTGGGTTGACATCTCGCTTATTATTAAGTGTGATAAGTTACCGGATACTGTTCCTCTCTCAAAGTTGTCCAACGGATTTTTACTGAGCATATCGCTGATTAATGAATCCACCTTTGCCGTCGAGCTGGAAGAATTATACCGTCAGACGCACGCCTGCAAAGGAGGCGTATGTCAATAATCTCCGGAAAAACCATCCGTCTCAATCGCCTGTTTAATCCGAGCGACAGCAAAGCCGTTTGCGTGGCGGCCGACCATGGCTGGATGTCCGATCCGACGCCCAATGTCACCAATCTTCGTCATATTTTAGATGAAGTGGTTCAAGGTCGTCCGGACGGAATTCTGGTCAGTTATGGCACTGCTCGACGGATGAGCGATCTGTTTGCTGGCAAAGGTTGTCCGACCCTGATTATCCGAGCGGATTGGATGAATATGCCGCGCCTGGATCAGCCCGGCGGCATTCTGCCGGTCAGCACATTTCAGAAGAAAGCCACCTCCTGCGCGAAAGATGCTTTGGCGATCGGCACTTCGGCGATCACGATTTACTATTTCGTTGGTTACAGCGCTGAATTCGAGGCGCTGAATATCGAACAGAACGCCGTTTTTGTGCAGGAATGCCGGCGTATCGGCCTGCCGGTTATTATCGAACCAATGGTCGTTGGCAAGCAAATT
Encoded here:
- a CDS encoding carbohydrate kinase family protein, with translation MTANSEIIIAGHVCLDLIPEFPADTNPNLTKPGKLLTIGRVHYSTGGVVSNVGIALHKLGLTPRLIGKVGNDLFGRTIIEYFQSFDAALSQNIIVSGKDSTSYTIVVNPPGRDRTYWHHPGCNDSFGADDIGLPDLYGARLFHFGYPPIMKRMYNNDGAELVEIFRKVKKAGLITSLDMASIDPNSPAEKADWNKILEALLPYVDIFLPSLDEILYMTKAQSLDQLSGTSSTINEQILNTISSNLIKRGAAIVGLKLGSDGFYLRTTLDQWRLASFIQNAASWAGRELLSPCFMVKEMGTTGSGDCTIAGFLAAFLNGLSPSQAINSAVGAGACSIEALDATTGIPD
- a CDS encoding D-lyxose/D-mannose family sugar isomerase, which produces MYDLASEASARVKVAQMLASARIVITNQEVKRMEIVDFGLNQLASQGLEIVVYVNTDRYCAKELVLFPHQTCPEHRHPSHAGQPGKMETFRCRKGKVYLYVSGEPAAKIKAKVPKGSENYYTVFHEIELKPGRQYTIPPDTLHWFQAGREGAVVSEFSSTSHDESDIFTDPHTRRVG
- a CDS encoding DUF4432 domain-containing protein, whose protein sequence is MQLYGKTMTRREIEQCLGRIEQIGGLQHCRLTGGKAEGVEQVQVRTGAGLTFEINVSRGMDIGLAEYCGTSLTWLSPNGIVHPAYWQGESTSWLQTAVGGLVMTCGLTQVGSPCNDDPENLSLHGDAHQLPAELLRCEGEWQGDEYLMTVKGRIRQSRIFGENVTLARTIRSKIGENRIEIDNVVEKGGFSETPFMLLYHFNFGFPLMTGETEIHFPSRKVIARDNEIPVMDCAQWPEPQKNFHERVYYHEDLITENGTATAVIHQPHFPVGNETRPLTVRLIWRTENLPRLVQWKMPGEGVYVLNLEPANCHVEGRVAERNRGTLQMLQPGEVRHYNLAVDINEN